A genomic region of Papaver somniferum cultivar HN1 chromosome 7, ASM357369v1, whole genome shotgun sequence contains the following coding sequences:
- the LOC113300573 gene encoding probable xyloglucan endotransglucosylase/hydrolase protein 5, whose product MADLSYNMKCSRRLQMCLLLVCCLSVIGMSMGATPPKAMNVPFSKNYMPTWSPDHIKYFNGGKEIQLHLDNWTGAGFHSKESYLFGYFHMHIKLVAGDSAGTVTAFFLSSNNNEHDEVDFEFLGNRTGQPYILQTNVFTGGSGNREQRINLWFDPTKAYHTYSVLWNDYHITFFVDDIPIRIFKNNKKLGVKYPFNQPMKLYSSLWNGEDWATRGGLEKTDWSKAPFVASYKGFHIDACAASVNAKFCATQGKRWWDQKKYQDLDAAQYRRLMWVRKKFTIYNYCTDKVRFPKMPIECKADKDA is encoded by the exons ATGGCCGACTTGTCGTATAATATGAAGTGTAGTAGACGTCTACAAATGTGTCTACTTCTGGTCTGTTGTTTGTCTGTAATTGGGATGTCAATGGGTGCTACACCACCGAAGGCAATGAATGTGCCATTCTCAAAGAACTATATGCCTACATGGTCACCTGATCACATCAAGTATTTCAATGGTGGCAAAGAGATTCAGCTTCACCTTGATAACTGGACAG GTGCCGGGTTTCACTCAAAAGAGTCTTATTTGTTTGGATACTTCCACATGCACATAAAGCTGGTAGCAGGGGACTCGGCTGGTACTGTGACTGCATTTTTT CTATCTTCAAACAATAATGAACATGACGAGGTAGACTTTGAGTTTTTAGGGAACAGGACAGGGCAACCCTACATTTTGCAGACGAATGTCTTCACAGGTGGTAGCGGTAACAGGGAGCAGCGGATCAACCTCTGGTTCGACCCAACCAAGGCCTACCACACCTATTCAGTCCTCTGGAACGATTATCACATCAC ATTCTTCGTGGATGATATCCCAATCAGAAttttcaaaaacaataaaaaactaGGAGTGAAATATCCTTTCAACCAACCCATGAAGTTGTACTCGAGTTTATGGAACGGCGAAGACTGGGCAACCAGGGGTGGGCTCGAAAAGACTGATTGGTCCAAAGCACCTTTTGTAGCTTCCTACAAAGGATTCCACATTGACGCATGTGCAGCATCAGTGAATGCCAAATTCTGTGCAACACAAGGGAAGAGGTGGTGGGATCAGAAGAAGTATCAAGATCTTGATGCTGCTCAATATAGGAGGCTCATGTGGGTTCGCAAGAAATTCACAATCTACAACTACTGTACTGATAAGGTCAGGTTCCCCAAAATGCCTATCGAGTGCAAAGCAGACAAGGATGCTTAA
- the LOC113296643 gene encoding uncharacterized protein LOC113296643: MRDFDLFSDADGNEVDKVIEKLKEVGIASGSVDGVVLTTSKEETTEELRRKKKRRPRKELKRLPKFLFSFLQMRKIVFDIVETSTGSAAGPIISHAGKQILDIVPGEVLLDSFSAYSKLGYGCS, encoded by the exons ATGCGTGATTTTG ATTTGTTTTCAGATGCAGATGGGAATGAAGTTGATAAGGTGATTGAGAAGCTAAAAGAGGTTGGGATTGCTTCTGGTAGTGTTGATGGTGTTGTTCTAACTACTTCTAag GAGGAAACAACTGAAGAActtaggaggaagaagaagagaag GCCGAGGAAAGAATTGAAGAGGTTGCcgaaatttcttttttctttcctgCAAATGAGAAAGATTGTGTTTGATATCGTCGAGACTAGCACTGGATCAGCAGCTGGACCAATCATCTCCCATGCAGGCAAACAAATACTAGACATAGTACCTGGAGAGGTCCTCTTAGATTCTTTCAGTGCTTACAGCAA GCTAGGTTATGGATGCAGCTGA
- the LOC113296642 gene encoding probable xyloglucan endotransglucosylase/hydrolase protein 5 produces the protein MADLSYNMKCTRRLQMCLLLVCCFSVIGMSMGATPPKAMNVPFSKNYMPTWSPDHIKYFNGGKDIQLHLDNWTGAGFHSKESYLFGYFHMHIKLVAGDSAGTVTAFFLSSNNNEHDEVDFEFLGNRTGQPYILQTNVFTGGSGNREQRINLWFDPTAAYHTYSVLWNDYHITFFVDDIPIRIFKNNQKLGVKYPFNQPMKLYSSLWNGEDWATRGGLEKTDWSKAPFIASYKGFHIDGCATSVNAKFCATKGKMWWDQQKYRDLDAAQYRRLMWVRRKFTIYNYCTDRVRFPKMPIECKADRDA, from the exons ATGGCCGACTTGTCGTATAATATGAAGTGTACTAGACGTCTACAAATGTGTCTACTTCTGGTCTGTTGTTTCTCTGTAATTGGGATGTCAATGGGTGCTACACCACCGAAGGCAATGAATGTGCCATTCTCAAAGAACTATATGCCTACATGGTCCCCTGATCACATCAAGTATTTCAATGGTGGGAAAGATATTCAGCTTCACCTTGATAACTGGACGG GTGCTGGGTTTCATTCAAAAGAATCTTATTTGTTTGGATACTTCCACATGCACATAAAGCTGGTAGCAGGGGACTCGGCTGGTACTGTAACTGCATTTTTT CTATCTTCAAACAATAATGAACATGACGAGGTAGACTTTGAGTTCTTAGGGAACAGGACAGGGCAACCCTACATTTTGCAGACGAATGTCTTCACAGGTGGTAGCGGTAACAGGGAGCAGCGGATCAACCTCTGGTTCGACCCAACCGCCGCCTACCACACCTATTCTGTCCTCTGGAACGATTATCACATCAC ATTCTTCGTGGATGATATCCCAATCAGAATTTTCAAGAACAATCAAAAACTAGGAGTGAAATATCCTTTTAACCAACCCATGAAGTTGTACTCGAGTTTATGGAACGGCGAAGATTGGGCAACCAGGGGTGGACTCGAAAAGACTGATTGGTCCAAAGCACCTTTTATAGCTTCCTACAAGGGATTCCACATTGACGGTTGTGCAACATCAGTGAATGCCAAATTCTGTGCAACAAAAGGGAAGATGTGGTGGGATCAGCAGAAGTATCGAGACCTTGATGCTGCTCAATATAGGAGGCTCATGTGGGTTCGTAGGAAATTCACAATCTACAACTACTGTACTGATAGAGTCAGGTTCCCCAAGATGCCTATCGAGTGCAAAGCAGACAGGGATGCTTAA
- the LOC113296641 gene encoding putative transcription elongation factor SPT5 homolog 1 isoform X1, with protein MSKGKTLAYQNRDEDEDDEEEEYDEEVEELEEEDEEEDEEFDVEAYESRGYSKSGKGGGGGKSNGGGKSRGGGGSSKKRRRYDDDDDDDDDDDEEDGKNSRHKKRVRDAFFDDQAEVDDEDEYESTDGEEDEGEPFIDHSDEIPQERGVGRRMEHPHWLDRGDEEIDVAECERIVQEWYQRYEDNSGDYAEDTNDVEQQALLPSVKDPKLWIVKCAIGREREAAFCLMQKCIDQGHGMNIKSAIALDYLKNYVYIEADKEAHVKEACKGLKMLNSTKVMLVPIKEMSDVLTVKGKTMDIVKDMWVRVKIGIYKGDLAKVVNVLDMRQRVMVKLVPRVDLQAIADKLEGRRVTKKAIVPTPRLINIDEARKLNIPVDTRRGRSTRMHFDVFDGKMFSEGFLYKTLSMKSISYQNIQPSFDELQKFSEPGQGVGGIMSMSTSVANGRKCPFMKGDAVIVVNGDLMNLMGWVEKVDEDNVHIRPKRKDLHTTVTVNGKYVSKYFKPGDHVKVVSGAHEGATGMVITVNSNVLVIISDATKENIRVFADHVVDSSEVTSGVARIGDYELHDLVMLDNMSFGVIIPLESEALHILKGDPDRPEVVLVKLREIKYKIERKNTAQDRWKNTVSVKDVVKILMGPCKGKQGPVEHILKGILFIKDRHHMEHAGYICAKAQSCIVMGGSHSKVVSPPLRYGASRDLAHIPPSPRRCPRGGPPFNSGGRHTGGRGHDSFVGSTIKIRVGNYKGCRGRVVSVNGQLVRVELESQMKTFTVNRNEVSDNMAVSTSFCETPQRGIGSETPMHRAQTPLRPCMTPSRDQGGETQIQIGIRTPMRDQAWDPYAAPTPARDSWEDGNPGSWETPLARSNEASVSASPNTDSGWGSCGEKNPGSWGTPLARSNEASVSASPNTDSSWGSWGEKNPGSWGTPLARSNEASVSASPNTDSGWGTWGEKNPGSWGTTPQAQQGTPLSRSNKAPVSASPTTGSGWGSWGNQNPGSKGTSPKCQRVSPLARPNESPPPAITTGSGWGSW; from the exons ATGTCGAAAGGCAAAACCCTAGCTTATCAAAAtcgcgatgaagatgaagacgatgaagaagaggagtacgatgaagaagtagaagaactggaggaggaggatgaggaagaagatgaggagttTGATGTAGAGGCTTATGAATCAAGAGGTTATAGTAAAAGTGGTAAAGGGGGCGGCGGCGGAAAAAGTAATGGCGGTGGGAAAagtcgtggtggtggtggttcgagTAAAAAACGAAGGcggtatgatgatgatgatgatgatgatgatgacgatgatgaggaGGATGGGAAAAATTCGAGACACAAAAAGAGAGTTAGGGACGCTTTCTTTGATGATCAAGCAGAggttgatgatgaggatgaataTGAATCaacagatggagaagaagatgaag GTGAACCATTTATAGATCATAGTGATGAAATACCTCAAGAAAGAGGTGTTGGCAGAAGGATGGAACACCCTCATTGGTTAGACAGAGGGGATGAGGAAATTGATGTCGCGGAATGTGAGAGAATAGTTCAAGAGTGGTACCAACGCTACGAAGATAATTCCGGAGATTATGCTGAAGATACCAATGATGTCGAACAACAAGCACTTCTGCCATCAGTTAAGGATCCCAAGTTGTGGATAGTGAAATGTGCG ATTGGTCGTGAGCGAGAGGCAGCGTTTTGCCTCATGCAAAAGTGTATTGATCAAGGTCATGGGATGAATATAAAATCTGCTATTGCTCTCGATTATCTCAAGAATTATGTATACATTGAGGCTGATAAGGAGGCCCATGTTAAAGAG GCTTGCAAAGGTCTCAAAATGTTGAATTCTACAAAAGTAATGCTTGTTCCGATTAAAGAAATGAGTGACGTGCTTACAGTAAAAGGCAAAACCATGGATATCGTAAAAGATATGTGGGTACGAGTGAAAATTGGGATATATAAAGGGGATCTTGCAAAG GTCGTTAATGTGTTAGATATGCGTCAAAGGGTTATGGTCAAGCTAGTTCCAAGGGTTGATTTACAAGCCATTGCTGATAAATTG GAAGGTAGAAGAGTCACGAAGAAAGCAATTGTCCCCACTCCACGTCTCATAAACATAGATGAAGCGAG GAAGCTTAATATACCAGTAGACACCAGAAGGGGACGAAGCACTAGAATGCACTTCGATGTGTTTGATGGGAAGATGTTTAGCGaaggtttcctatataaaacactATCCATGAAATCAATAAGTTATCAGAATATTCAACCATCTTTTGATGagcttcagaagttttctgagcCTGGACAAGGAGTTGGGGGGATTATGTCCATGTCCACTTCAGTTGCAAATGGGAGAAAATGCCCCTTCATGAAGGGTGATGCTGTTATTGTTGTCAATGGAGATCTGATGAATCTGATGGGATGGGTTGAAAAAGTTGATGAAGATAATGTCCATATCAGACCAAAACGGAAGGACTTGCAT ACAACAGTTACTGTGAATGGAAAATATGTTAGCAAATATTTCAAGCCTGGGGATCATGTGAAGGTTGTCTCTGGTGCTCATGAAGGTGCAACCGGTATGGTTATTACGGTTAACAGTAATGTACTCGTCATCATATCTGATGCTACTAAGGAAAAT ATCCGTGTCTTTGCTGACCACGTCGTGGACAGCTCTGAAGTAACTTCTGGAGTTGCCAGAATTGGGGATTATGAGCTTCACGACCTTGTCATGCTTGA TAACATGAGTTTTGGGGTAATTATACCGTTAGAGAGTGAAGCCCTCCACATACTGAAGGGAGATCCAGATAGACCTGAGGTTGTACTAGTGAAGTTGAGGGAGATCAAATACAAGATTGAGAGGAAGAATACTGCTCAAGATCGATGGAAAAATACCGTGTCTGTTAAAGATGTTGTGAAGATTCTCATGGGTCCTTGCAAA GGGAAACAAGGTCCTGTTGAACATATACTGAAAGGAATATTGTTCATAAAAGACCGTCATCACATGGAGCATGCTGGTTATATTTGTGCAAAAGCACAGTCTTGTATAGTAATGGGCGGCTCTCACTCCAAG GTTGTTTCCCCTCCCCTTAGATATGGAGCTTCTAGAGACTTGGCTCATATTCCCCCTTCACCAAGAAGATGTCCTAGAGGAGGACCTCCATTTAACT CTGGAGGAAGACATACAGGTGGACGAGGGCATGATTCatttgttggcagtaccattaaaattCGTGTTGGTAACTACAAGGGATGCCGTGGTCGTGTTGTAAGTGTTAATGGCCAATTAGTTCGAGTTGAACTGGAATCTCAGATGAAAACTTTTACAG TTAACCGTAACGAGGTCTCTGATAACATGGCTGTTTCTACGTCATTCTG TGAAACACCTCAGCGTGGTATTGGAAGTGAAACACCCATGCATCGAGCACAAACTCCACTGCGCCCATGTATGACTCCATCAAGAGATCAAGGAGGAG AAACACAGATACAAATCGGTATCCGGACCCCCATGCGTGATCAAGCTTGGGATCCTTATGCTGCTCCCACTCCAGCAAG GGATAGCTGGGAAGACGGAAATCCTGGTTCATGGGAAACTCCTCTTGCACGTTCAAATGAAGCCTCAGTATCAGCATCACCGAACACAGATTCGGGTTGGGGCAGCTGTGGTGAAAAAAATCCTGGCTCATGGGGAACTCCTCTTGCACGTTCAAATGAAGCCTCAGTATCAGCATCACCGAACACAGATTCGAGTTGGGGCAGTTGGGGTGAAAAAAATCCTGGCTCATGGGGAACTCCTCTTGCACGTTCAAATGAAGCCTCAGTATCAGCATCACCAAACACAGATTCGGGTTGGGGCACCTGGGGTGAAAAAAATCCTGGCTCATGGGGAACCACTCCACAAGCCCAG CAGGGAACTCCTCTTTCACGTTCAAATAAAGCCCCAGTGTCAGCATCTCCGACCACAGGGTCAGGTTGGGGAAGCTGGGGCAATCAAAATCCTGGCTCAAAAGGAACCAGTCCAAAATGTCAG CGGGTAAGTCCTCTTGCACGTCCAAATGAATCACCGCCACCAGCAATAACCACAGGTTCAGGTTGGGGCAGTTGGTAG
- the LOC113296641 gene encoding putative transcription elongation factor SPT5 homolog 1 isoform X2, which produces MSKGKTLAYQNRDEDEDDEEEEYDEEVEELEEEDEEEDEEFDVEAYESRGYSKSGKGGGGGKSNGGGKSRGGGGSSKKRRRYDDDDDDDDDDDEEDGKNSRHKKRVRDAFFDDQAEVDDEDEYESTDGEEDEGEPFIDHSDEIPQERGVGRRMEHPHWLDRGDEEIDVAECERIVQEWYQRYEDNSGDYAEDTNDVEQQALLPSVKDPKLWIVKCAIGREREAAFCLMQKCIDQGHGMNIKSAIALDYLKNYVYIEADKEAHVKEACKGLKMLNSTKVMLVPIKEMSDVLTVKGKTMDIVKDMWVRVKIGIYKGDLAKVVNVLDMRQRVMVKLVPRVDLQAIADKLEGRRVTKKAIVPTPRLINIDEARKLNIPVDTRRGRSTRMHFDVFDGKMFSEGFLYKTLSMKSISYQNIQPSFDELQKFSEPGQGVGGIMSMSTSVANGRKCPFMKGDAVIVVNGDLMNLMGWVEKVDEDNVHIRPKRKDLHTTVTVNGKYVSKYFKPGDHVKVVSGAHEGATGMVITVNSNVLVIISDATKENIRVFADHVVDSSEVTSGVARIGDYELHDLVMLDNMSFGVIIPLESEALHILKGDPDRPEVVLVKLREIKYKIERKNTAQDRWKNTVSVKDVVKILMGPCKGKQGPVEHILKGILFIKDRHHMEHAGYICAKAQSCIVMGGSHSKVVSPPLRYGASRDLAHIPPSPRRCPRGGPPFNSGGRHTGGRGHDSFVGSTIKIRVGNYKGCRGRVVSVNGQLVRVELESQMKTFTVNRNEVSDNMAVSTSFCETPQRGIGSETPMHRAQTPLRPCMTPSRDQGGETQIQIGIRTPMRDQAWDPYAAPTPARDSWEDGNPGSWETPLARSNEASVSASPNTDSGWGSCGEKNPGSWGTPLARSNEASVSASPNTDSSWGSWGEKNPGSWGTPLARSNEASVSASPNTDSGWGTWGEKNPGSWGTTPQAQGTPLSRSNKAPVSASPTTGSGWGSWGNQNPGSKGTSPKCQRVSPLARPNESPPPAITTGSGWGSW; this is translated from the exons ATGTCGAAAGGCAAAACCCTAGCTTATCAAAAtcgcgatgaagatgaagacgatgaagaagaggagtacgatgaagaagtagaagaactggaggaggaggatgaggaagaagatgaggagttTGATGTAGAGGCTTATGAATCAAGAGGTTATAGTAAAAGTGGTAAAGGGGGCGGCGGCGGAAAAAGTAATGGCGGTGGGAAAagtcgtggtggtggtggttcgagTAAAAAACGAAGGcggtatgatgatgatgatgatgatgatgatgacgatgatgaggaGGATGGGAAAAATTCGAGACACAAAAAGAGAGTTAGGGACGCTTTCTTTGATGATCAAGCAGAggttgatgatgaggatgaataTGAATCaacagatggagaagaagatgaag GTGAACCATTTATAGATCATAGTGATGAAATACCTCAAGAAAGAGGTGTTGGCAGAAGGATGGAACACCCTCATTGGTTAGACAGAGGGGATGAGGAAATTGATGTCGCGGAATGTGAGAGAATAGTTCAAGAGTGGTACCAACGCTACGAAGATAATTCCGGAGATTATGCTGAAGATACCAATGATGTCGAACAACAAGCACTTCTGCCATCAGTTAAGGATCCCAAGTTGTGGATAGTGAAATGTGCG ATTGGTCGTGAGCGAGAGGCAGCGTTTTGCCTCATGCAAAAGTGTATTGATCAAGGTCATGGGATGAATATAAAATCTGCTATTGCTCTCGATTATCTCAAGAATTATGTATACATTGAGGCTGATAAGGAGGCCCATGTTAAAGAG GCTTGCAAAGGTCTCAAAATGTTGAATTCTACAAAAGTAATGCTTGTTCCGATTAAAGAAATGAGTGACGTGCTTACAGTAAAAGGCAAAACCATGGATATCGTAAAAGATATGTGGGTACGAGTGAAAATTGGGATATATAAAGGGGATCTTGCAAAG GTCGTTAATGTGTTAGATATGCGTCAAAGGGTTATGGTCAAGCTAGTTCCAAGGGTTGATTTACAAGCCATTGCTGATAAATTG GAAGGTAGAAGAGTCACGAAGAAAGCAATTGTCCCCACTCCACGTCTCATAAACATAGATGAAGCGAG GAAGCTTAATATACCAGTAGACACCAGAAGGGGACGAAGCACTAGAATGCACTTCGATGTGTTTGATGGGAAGATGTTTAGCGaaggtttcctatataaaacactATCCATGAAATCAATAAGTTATCAGAATATTCAACCATCTTTTGATGagcttcagaagttttctgagcCTGGACAAGGAGTTGGGGGGATTATGTCCATGTCCACTTCAGTTGCAAATGGGAGAAAATGCCCCTTCATGAAGGGTGATGCTGTTATTGTTGTCAATGGAGATCTGATGAATCTGATGGGATGGGTTGAAAAAGTTGATGAAGATAATGTCCATATCAGACCAAAACGGAAGGACTTGCAT ACAACAGTTACTGTGAATGGAAAATATGTTAGCAAATATTTCAAGCCTGGGGATCATGTGAAGGTTGTCTCTGGTGCTCATGAAGGTGCAACCGGTATGGTTATTACGGTTAACAGTAATGTACTCGTCATCATATCTGATGCTACTAAGGAAAAT ATCCGTGTCTTTGCTGACCACGTCGTGGACAGCTCTGAAGTAACTTCTGGAGTTGCCAGAATTGGGGATTATGAGCTTCACGACCTTGTCATGCTTGA TAACATGAGTTTTGGGGTAATTATACCGTTAGAGAGTGAAGCCCTCCACATACTGAAGGGAGATCCAGATAGACCTGAGGTTGTACTAGTGAAGTTGAGGGAGATCAAATACAAGATTGAGAGGAAGAATACTGCTCAAGATCGATGGAAAAATACCGTGTCTGTTAAAGATGTTGTGAAGATTCTCATGGGTCCTTGCAAA GGGAAACAAGGTCCTGTTGAACATATACTGAAAGGAATATTGTTCATAAAAGACCGTCATCACATGGAGCATGCTGGTTATATTTGTGCAAAAGCACAGTCTTGTATAGTAATGGGCGGCTCTCACTCCAAG GTTGTTTCCCCTCCCCTTAGATATGGAGCTTCTAGAGACTTGGCTCATATTCCCCCTTCACCAAGAAGATGTCCTAGAGGAGGACCTCCATTTAACT CTGGAGGAAGACATACAGGTGGACGAGGGCATGATTCatttgttggcagtaccattaaaattCGTGTTGGTAACTACAAGGGATGCCGTGGTCGTGTTGTAAGTGTTAATGGCCAATTAGTTCGAGTTGAACTGGAATCTCAGATGAAAACTTTTACAG TTAACCGTAACGAGGTCTCTGATAACATGGCTGTTTCTACGTCATTCTG TGAAACACCTCAGCGTGGTATTGGAAGTGAAACACCCATGCATCGAGCACAAACTCCACTGCGCCCATGTATGACTCCATCAAGAGATCAAGGAGGAG AAACACAGATACAAATCGGTATCCGGACCCCCATGCGTGATCAAGCTTGGGATCCTTATGCTGCTCCCACTCCAGCAAG GGATAGCTGGGAAGACGGAAATCCTGGTTCATGGGAAACTCCTCTTGCACGTTCAAATGAAGCCTCAGTATCAGCATCACCGAACACAGATTCGGGTTGGGGCAGCTGTGGTGAAAAAAATCCTGGCTCATGGGGAACTCCTCTTGCACGTTCAAATGAAGCCTCAGTATCAGCATCACCGAACACAGATTCGAGTTGGGGCAGTTGGGGTGAAAAAAATCCTGGCTCATGGGGAACTCCTCTTGCACGTTCAAATGAAGCCTCAGTATCAGCATCACCAAACACAGATTCGGGTTGGGGCACCTGGGGTGAAAAAAATCCTGGCTCATGGGGAACCACTCCACAAGCCCAG GGAACTCCTCTTTCACGTTCAAATAAAGCCCCAGTGTCAGCATCTCCGACCACAGGGTCAGGTTGGGGAAGCTGGGGCAATCAAAATCCTGGCTCAAAAGGAACCAGTCCAAAATGTCAG CGGGTAAGTCCTCTTGCACGTCCAAATGAATCACCGCCACCAGCAATAACCACAGGTTCAGGTTGGGGCAGTTGGTAG